Proteins found in one Pocillopora verrucosa isolate sample1 chromosome 12, ASM3666991v2, whole genome shotgun sequence genomic segment:
- the LOC131788002 gene encoding ATP synthase mitochondrial F1 complex assembly factor 1 yields the protein MAATVRICSCVRNLMKATPCFQGVRSQIGTIARVRVFSTSDEIESNPFYDKYAERIKKVRNEIKEGRKKDKSMEEKFRVDTKAKEEAERFKKKVQKKSSLLGSNPLSSSGEMSTYGQKTLNSIMHLDKIMDKSADEIGQIWREYHRDKDCISAVIPSTVYDRMEERFLKFPLFLYPLPREQGYEYVYSEFKDHKCYFTSLLHYQTRGENAPWSLAIKHFTDIRESKGIVLMVGEIDTNEMSVLDAQWLAYQVQMYYSSESDRREDILKTFNIFPDKFDHMTVVRELNSEIESGVTIGTLNEKK from the exons ATGGCTGCCACCGTTCGTATTTGTTCGTGTGTAAGAAATCTCATGAAAGCAACCCCTTGTTTCCAAGGTGTCAGGTCTCAGATTGGAACTATTGCAAGAGTAAGAGTTTTTTCTACAAGTGATGAAATAGAATCTAATCCTTTTTACGATAAATACGCGGAAAGAATCAAGAAAGTGAGGAATGAGATCAAAGAGGGCAGAAA aaaggacAAAAGTATGGAGGAGAAGTTTCGTGTTGACACAAAAGCTAAAGAGGAAGCTGAAAGATTCAAGAAGAAAGTCCAGAAAAAG AGCTCACTTCTTGGAAGCAATCCCTTGTCATCCAGTGGAGAAATGTCAACATATGGACAGAAG ACATTGAACTCCATTATGCATCTGGATAAGATTATGGACAAAAGTGCAGATGAGATTGGACAG ATCTGGAGGGAATATCACAGGGACAAGGACTGTATCAGCGCTGTCATCCCA AGCACTGTGTATGACAGGATGGAAGAGCGATTTCTCAAGTTTCCACTG ttcctCTACCCTCTTCCAAGAGAACAGGGATATGAATACGTGTATTCCGAATTCAAAGACCACAAGTGCTATTTCACTTCTCTCCTTCATTATCAA ACACGAGGCGAAAACGCACCCTGGTCTCTGGCTATCAAACATTTCACAGACATCAGAGAAAGTAAAG GAATAGTGCTGATGGTCGGGGAAATTGATACAAATGAAATG AGCGTGTTGGATGCTCAGTGGCTCGCTTACCAAGTTCAGATGTATTACTCTTCGGAGAGTGACCGCAGAGAGGATATTCTCAAAACATTTAACATCTTCCCAGATAAATTCGATCACATGACAGTGGTCCGGGAACTGAACTCTGAAATTGAAAGTGGGGTCACGATAGGGActctcaatgaaaaaaaatga
- the LOC131788001 gene encoding uncharacterized protein, with protein MAKQTRLSLQSNDLHNDDEIQLSHDETAKSGNFMVDCQSSTIPANQVMNVEFTKPAEDTYCITVSGAKLLKIVSEGKGSKGENSVNVYSSSDEEEESASKNQEIGTIRNRKYQIKIIYSLPLEIPVVKKQGCLNSSWYIFLIAELKDLQDKGDFEGHEQRIQKELAKRSAKNTDLRASLQIERAVVLYMQGNDNLKEAKKIAKDVLNLEKQMTNPEVLTARALNLLTSIYKSQRKFGKARKCVQQATTALKYHDSSVDRAELYQSYGGYICALPVAKCCPITQKETAYNSYIRAHDCATDPVDREYIIVKMAKLLLGSDDLVSENDVVQAKKHLNSIEHGPDADNMAVGTKINLVLLRSDQFRLEGNVAMAMEKALEARALIEKYDGFERQLASAQKRIDRLSEIFSPECGSSEGAVGDGSSSD; from the coding sequence ATGGCAAAGCAAACTCGATTAAGCCTTCAAAGCAACGACTTGCATAACGATGATGAAATCCAACTATCGCACGACGAAACAGCTAAAAGCGGGAACTTTATGGTTGATTGTCAAAGCAGTACAATACCAGCCAATCAGGTGATGAATGTAGAGTTTACAAAACCCGCTGAAGATACTTACTGCATCACGGTTTCGGGTGCAAAGTTGCTTAAAATCGTCTCTGAAGGAAAAGGTTCAAAAGGAGAGAACTCTGTGAATGTTTATAGTTCCTCAGATGAAGAAGAGGAATCCGCCTCAAAGAACCAAGAGATCGGAACAATAAGGAACAGAAAGTATCAGATTAAAATCATTTACTCTCTTCCGCTCGAAATTCCAGTTGTAAAAAAACAAGGATGTCTGAATTCTTCATGGTATATCTTTCTCATAGCAGAGCTAAAGGATCTACAAGATAAAGGAGATTTTGAAGGACATGAGCAACGGATACAAAAAGAATTGGCGAAAAGGTCTGCTAAAAACACAGATTTGCGAGCAAGTTTGCAGATTGAGCGCGCAGTTGTACTGTACATGCAAGGCAATGATAACTTGAAAGAAGccaagaaaattgcaaaagatgTCTTGAACCTGGAGAAGCAAATGACAAACCCAGAAGTTCTGACAGCACGAGCTTTGAACCTTCTCACATCGATCTACAAATCTCAAAGAAAATTCGGAAAAGCGAGGAAATGCGTGCAACAGGCTACAACAGCTCTCAAGTACCACGACTCGTCTGTCGATAGAGCTGAGCTGTATCAAAGCTATGGGGGATATATTTGCGCTCTGCCCGTTGCGAAATGTTGCCCCATTACACAGAAGGAGACAGCCTACAACTCATACATAAGAGCACATGACTGTGCAACTGATCCCGTCGATAGGGAGTACATAATTGTCAAGATGGCAAAGTTATTACTTGGAAGCGATGACCTCGTTAGCGAGAACGATGTTGTACAAGCTAAGAAGCACCTTAACTCCATTGAACACGGACCAGATGCCGATAACATGGCGGTGGGGACAAAAATTAATCTAGTTCTTTTGCGGTCCGATCAGTTCCGTTTAGAAGGGAATGTTGCCATGGCAATGGAGAAAGCGCTCGAAGCGCGCGCACTTATCGAAAAATATGATGGCTTTGAGCGTCAACTTGCTTCTGCTCAGAAGCGAATTGATCGCCTCTCCGAAATTTTTAGTCCAGAATGCGGATCATCGGAAGGGGCCGTTGGCGATGGATCTAGCAGTGATTGA
- the LOC131788004 gene encoding peroxiredoxin-1-like isoform X2: MSKAFIQKPAPPFSGTAVNHYGEFVDIKLSDFKGKYVVLFFYPLNFTFVCPTEIIAFSDRVQEFEAINCSVIACSVDSHFSHLAWTNQPRKKGGLGKMQIPLLSDITKQISKDYGVLLEDQGVALRGLFIIDDKGILRQITMNDLPVGRSVDEVLRLVQAFKFTDEHGEVCPAGWRPGGDTIVPDTKNSEKFFSKQ; this comes from the exons ATGAGTAAGGCGTTCATTCAAAAACCGGCGCCGCCATTTTCTGGGACGGCTGTCAACCATTATGGAGAGTTTGTAGATATAAAGCTTTCAGACTTCAAAG GAAAATATGTGGTGCTTTTCTTTTACCCGCTGAACTT cacATTTGTTTGTCCCACAGAGATCATTGCTTTCAGTGACCGAGTCCAGGAATTTGAAGCAATCAACTGTTCAGTGATTGCTTGCTCTGTGGATTCACACTTTTCACATTTAGCTTG GACAAATCAACCACGCAAGAAAGGAGGACTGGGGAAAATGCAGATCCCTCTTCTTTCTGATATAACAAAGCAGATTTCAAAAGACTATGGTGTTCTGTTGGAAGATCAGGGTGTAGCACTCAG GGGTTTGTTCATCATTGATGACAAAGGGATCCTGAGGCAGATCACAATGAATGACTTACCTGTGGGGAGGTCAGTTGATGAAGTCTTGCGACTGGTTCAAGCATTCAAGTTTACTGACGAACATGGAGAAG TTTGTCCTGCTGGATGGCGTCCTGGAGGTGATACT attgtcCCAGATACAAAAAACAGTGAAAAGTTCTTTTCCAAGCAGTGA